In Lates calcarifer isolate ASB-BC8 linkage group LG21, TLL_Latcal_v3, whole genome shotgun sequence, the sequence GCACCGGCAGCTACGGCACCCCCTCCACACTACAGCAGGCCCTGCTCTCCCCGACTCCTTTGGACTACCGCCCCCCGCAGCAGCACGTCACTCCCACCCTGCAGGGCCTCCTGTCCCCCCGCCACTCCCTAACGGGCCACGCCGACCCCCGGCTGCCCCCCCAAGACCTGGCCGCCCTGCTGAAGAGGCAGAGCCCCCGGCCGTGCCCGGCGCCCCCCACGCCGCCCAGCGGTCCGCCCCAGGAGTACGGAGAGATGCTGCTCCTCCACCAGCTGAGCCAGGGCGAGAGCTTGGAGCCGCCGGCGCCGCAGGGCGCCTCCGGAGGCCAGCActacctccacctcctccagatCCGACCCCCGGAGGTGCAGCCGCAGCAGCACCCGGCCCAGGCGCCCTGTCCCAGCTTACCTCACTCAGAGAGCATGGAGGAGGACGAGGTGCCGGCCGGCTACCACCACCCACACGAGGGCCTGCTGGCTAAAGCAGGAGAAGGTCACGAGCTCCTGGGCCCCCCCAGAGGAGGCACCCCCCCCTACAGCTCCCCCACACACAGGCATGGCGGCTACATCAGGACTGCTCCGGCTACCAGAGGTGAGACCTGGTACCTGGTACCATGATTCGAGTCGATATCAtcccttttttattatttataaaaacatcataaaccAGAATAAATAACCTGTACAGTCTACTTCCTGTATCTGTGACATCGTTCATCCTCAAAACAAACTAATCTTCTGCAGTCGAGCTTCATCCTCTACTAACTGTCCTGCTCTGAGAAAGAAACTTCTGACGTACTTCAATTCTTAGCTGTTAGCTAAAGCGCTACGTCTCATGCGTCGCTAACAGCCTGTAATCGGCGTCGGCGTCATGTGTCATTAGtacagtttttaattttcttgatggtgattaatgttttctgtcagaaCCTGAGCATGTGGAGTGCAGGCCCCCGGGGCAGGCCATGGAGGTGCCTGACCACAACGGCGTGGGCTACTCACGAGGTCCCCAGGGTGACGCCTATAGGTCCCGTGGACAGCTACAGCGCCACCACACCATCCAGACCTGTGACGACGCCTACGTGAGTGAAAGTCCGCCGATAATTCAGAATAAAAAGCGTGTGACTTGTTGAGGAGAGTGAGACTTTGATTCGCTCTCTCCGCTCAGGACCAGGCAGAGCCCATGTCGGGGATGAGCCTGTTGGCCGGGAAGGCGTTAAGCTCCGCTCGCATGTCGGACATCCTCAGCCAGACGTCGCTGACGGGAAGCCAGCAGCTGCACCAGCGGGAAGAATCGGGTCAGTCGAGGGAGACGGCGTCAAATTAACCTGAAACAAAcctcatgtgtgtgtttgtctgaacaACATGTTTCTCCTCCCAGTGTGCGACGTCGAAGGGGAGCTCCACGCGGCGGCCTGCTACCCCTCCTCCTGCACCAGTGACATGCTCCTCAGCTACAAACCCCCTGACCTGCAGTACAGCATGGAGCAGGCCGGGGTTTAGCACAGGTAAAGAGGTCCTAAAGGTCCTAAACGAGCAGAATCGCAGCCAAAACAGGTTCCACATCAACCAATAAATTACCCTGTATCAAAATGATCCTGAAGCTGATATTTTAAGGTGGAATTGTTGCCTAAAGTTGCTTTTAAATGTTGCTTCCTTGTGTCTTTCCTGTAGGAAAAGGTGTATCCTGTGTACAGCGGTCCATATCAGCCATCCTGAGTTGTGTTGACTTGAGTTGAGCAGCATCACGCCAAACCACCGTCGTctggggagggggagggagaggaggggggcacTCTACGTCcatctgccccccccccctcactcCAGGAGGGcagcgggagagagagagggagagagggagggagggagggagggggtgagggttCAAAGGTCAAAGTGCCAGCATTTCCTGCACAGACATCCAGCATTCACCGCCGCGGGTTGTCTCCATCTTTTTCACCTCCCATCGTGgttccactcctctcctccctccccctcctcctcccccctcacccccccccacccatcCTTTATTAACTGTTCTTCATTACGTGCCTCATCGGCATCGATAACAGTCGAGTCCAACGTTCACACTGCTGCCACAAACCCAAAGTATTCACATCAGGcacgactgtgtgtgtgtgtgtgattgtgattgtgtgtgtgctagaAGAAGAAGGTgtgaggtggggggtgggggggggttcaggctcctccctcctcttcccctccctcctcctcctcctctcccagaTCATTCCCGGGGTGGGCTGAAATCTCGATGGCGGCGGcgttttctgttgtttttttttcgtGGCCGGTGGCCGGCCGATGGCGGGGGGGTTTTtggtggtggggggggcagCAACAAAaaacgctctctctctccaaagATGGAGCTCAGTGACATCGCACAGGACAAACCAGctctcattgttttttgtttttttgttctggcattcattttctttttttaaaattttattttattttattttgaaattcatttttaCGGCTAATGTCCATGAAGGCATTACGGTCAATATTGTTACTCTTATTGTTATTACTGTTTTCTGTAAAAGAAGTTTTATTATAATGagtataattattattattattattattaaaggaaaaactgttcTGTGTTGCAAGGAAGACGACGTTGTTCTGATTACTTAAGTAATTCTGCACTTTCGGTTCAAGCTATCCTCTCTCCGTCTGTTTCCACCCCTCCTCGCTCGCTCTCTCGTCACCTCCACCTTGTgttttaccccccccccaatgtcagtgacagtgtgttgcattgtgggtagtTTTACCAGACATTTTGCTCCTTTTCCTTGTACAGTGATGCCATGTATAGAACGCTATCGCAGTTTCTGTATcaaatcttttctttcttttgttgtttttttttgtttttagatgttGTTCAGGAGGCTTTTTTTATATTGGTATTGtttatcatttgtattttttggatgtcttcaaagtgtttttttttttttttttttttgttttgagatTTCTAGccaaaagaggacagagagaagagagacagcgCTCTCTCTGTCGCGTAAAAAAGATTgttcttatttgttttaatattattattattattatatcgAGACACTTGAATAAGAGGAGAGTAATTATTTTGTGTTgctctttaaaaaaagtatCATTTCAGTCGTTGATGTTGTTGTGACTGTCGATTATTGTTGATGTTTGGgggcctgtttttgttttttttgttttttgttgttttttttttctgttggacTCTGGGTAGGGAGGGGAGGggcagtagttttttttttcgcATCAGGCTTTCGGGGCTTCGTCTGGGTCGGCTCGGGTGCTACAGAgactttgaggaaaaaaaaacataaagaagagaaaagaaaacgtaaaagacaaaaaaacaagggGAATAACTTGTATAATAGCTGACATATCATCCCTAAACATCACAAGCGTGGAGACGGACAAACCCCACTACTCCCTGCCTTTCTGCTGTGATCTTCCCAGCATCTTTGACGACGACATCGACGACGTCGGGCTTCTGATCTGGATGTTACTATGGCAACCGCGGAGGAATCTACATCTACCATTACTgttcccctctttcttttcGTCAAACTTGGCAGCCGGGACGGgattttggttttttttttttttttttttttttttttgtttttttttttttttttagaatggTGAAATTAGTCGGATATACACCTGGACTGGACGCACCTCCATCCaaacaactaaaaaaacaaacaaacaaacaaaagggaAACATttcaggaggaggtggtgacTCAAACGAGGGTCTACTGAGATCTGGAGACCGCACacctggggggtgggggggagtgACCACAGCAGAGGAATCAAACCCACCTCCCGCCCtccctgttttttctttttatttattttattttgcccTCTAGCTACCCTCTCATATACAACCTCCACCCACCGTCCCTGGATATCGAGTCTATATCAAGGCCAGCAGAAGAGACTGGTGCAAAGACATATAGGCCAGATTTCACGactcccctccccccctcctcctcccttctggCTGCATGGTTGACATTTTGTTCGCTAATATATCTGAGAGCCTTAGATGGTGTCGTGCTGCAGCGCCTGTGCTTTCCATTCGCGGCGtcgcatcacttcctgtttacctcgatctctctcgctctcattTGTTCCTCTTTCAGATCtaccaccccccccacccccacctcccctccttattttctctctttgtttacaCCAAGCCAAAACTTAAGATCTGGAAGAGAACGAACTGAGGAAATGGCAGGAGTGGGAAGACCTTGCATGTCTCTCGTGTCCCGCAACAGGATAGAAACTCTAAAATTAAAAGAGTCCCGGCACAGGAAGGGACGAGCCCGAGGTCGAATGGAAAGCAGTGCACATGATTTCAGAGGTGAACGGGGAGGAGAGAGCTGCTTCACATGCATCTTCTGCCTGATCGGACTgaaccctcctccctcctcctcccttcccctcctctttcttttcctctctatcCCAGCCTCCCTTCTTCTCGGCAAGCCAGCTCTCTGCTCCACTCCTGTTTCTtaggttttcattttgtttttttattttttttgtctttttttgttttgttttgtttttatgttcatttcTGTTGAGTACAAAAATACTAAAGTGCAAcaacaatgattaaaaaagaatatcaaCCAAActgagatgaataaataaatatatataaataaagaaataatttaaaaaggtCATGAcctgtgtgactttgtgttaCCTGTTGTATGCCTGTGAACTGATGATGGAGCAacctgggttttattttctcatgtttttcagtgtaaatgagtgtttttattcAAGAGTgaaatcctttttgtttgactAGAAAAAGCAGTTTTATCAGTACCAAACTCCATTGGCAAAAACgctaattttacagagcagcactcaggagctgctgaagcGTCTGCCActcatctgttagtttgtttgtgtaatttctCTGGTACTTTCACTtgtgtaaaggatctgaatacttctttaACCACTGAatgtcacacaataacacaaactaattacaacagtattccagcagctcctgttttctccttgctaaaaacactgtttttgtcattggagtctggtattgatagATACtgatttttctgctgctgctgcaatgtaaacaaaaatgattcctacagagatggatgtttttgttaaagagtaagatcctttttgtttaaccagaaacatcgctacatatcagtaccagactccattgacaaaaacagcaattttaaaTGGGGGTTTCTGTAATTccactgcctcaatctgttagttaatttgtgttactgtgtgactttcagtagtggaagaagtaatcGGATCATTTATATAAgttaaagtaccacacaataacacaaacaaacaaacaaatagagGCAGTGTtattcctgcagctcctgtgttctgctcagtaaaattgccgtttttctcaatggagtctggtattaatATGTTAAGTTTACTTTGGCATTTCTGTTCTGCATCTTCTTGTTGCTTAATTGACCTGACATTTACACTAATATCAGTATGCATTTGCTAAAGAGgaaatgtttctttaatgtgaaattcacctttgttttgtctgtgctctgctctgctgctctggtCTGTGCAGCTGCACTGCAGAGGCTGTCCAGTCTGAAGTAATCGAGCTCAGATAGTGTGAGTATAGTGGTGTGTCAGAGTCTGTGCACcagcaggaaggagggaggagaggaggagaggttaCTTTAAATCATGGCTGATGAAGGAGGAGTGATGGATGATGCTTCTTctgaagtgtttgttgttttctgttcgCCACAACAAACAATCGTGAGAGatcttctcctcatcctctccctcctctctctcctctgtcctccctccctcaccctctcttGCACTGCCTGCGTCACTCTGCCTCCTGAGCTGCTGTATTTATCCTGCAGAGCGCTCGGTgtgtgtacgagtgtgtgtgtgtgtgttttctcagatggTAAAGCGACTGAGTCAGGGAGGTGCtgcctctcatctctctctccgcTGTTCCCACCAtccctcactctccctcctctcctcctcttgctgcCATGGAGGCTGAATCACAGCAGCGTCTGCAGAAAGAGCTGAGGTAATgctgagagagtgtgtgtgtgtgtgtgtgtttaatttatttctgCATCTGAAATGCCTGCATGCAACCTTGCAAagcgcagtgtgtgtgtgtggatttacaGTGATTACCAGTGCATATCCAGCATCCTCACCCTCGTGTGCACGTGttaaagaccttttttttttctccgttGTCACCATATGTGTAGGATTATGTGTGTTTCCTCGATGGCTCAGTTCCTGCTTTCGTCCGGGGTGCTCACACCGATCACGTGACCCAGATTCCAAGCGAGGACGAGACATGACTCAGTCCTTGTACCACTGTATCCAAACAGGCCTGTGGATGTTGTTGCATTGTAAAACCTGGTGCCttcattacccacaatgcaacgcTACTTGCCTGCAATTTAGTCAGAGATTCAGGTGTGCTTTGCTCCAAcccggaagttagcatcaccctggttccctcccTTCATTTTGGATTATcgcagaaaataaacaaaagtttCTGATATGGATTtagttctgatgtttgaagcctaaagtctccagaagtaaaaagctaatgttcgGCTATatagacactcgttagcaaccgccttttttaagacacgtaaaagcttcaaacatcaggagtgggggatttactgacccattttatgtcggagaataaaacctgaaaatgtcttgagcttgtgttaaaaccacagaccttatttcagacatttaaccagaaacacactgactctgggacgagggaacaggaagtgctaacatgctaacttatttcctggttttaggactcattcccACACCCCTAATTTAAGGAAAgacacatttcaacaacaaggcAATTCAAAGTTCttcacaaaaaatataaaaggcaTCAGGGGTTGCAGTTAAGTTTTCTGTACAGTAACAATCCTGTATTTTCTTCTCCAAGCAGGTAGATGTGCATGTATACGTGGTGCTCCATATTGGGCCAgtatggagtgtgtgtgtctgaggaggTGGGCAGTCGGCTCTGCTGTCGTGTtccttcacacactggccttaTCCTGGACAGGTGAGTAATCTATTACCTGAAGGTTATTGCACTGCACCTGTTTAAATGATGGTGGTGTTGAAACAGATGTTACAACTTGGATTTTAATCTTGAAATTTGGTCTAaaaaagatttaattttaatttaaagtgtCCTCTTTTGCAGTATAACAAGTTAACCATTAGCTGTTGTGGTATCCTGTTTAGAGGATGTTCTTgcttcaacattttgggaaatacacttactAATTAAATGAGAAGACTGATGCGCTAATTATGAAGCTACCGCAAgcagccggttagcttagcttatctgAGCTTAGTGTAAAGACTGGAACCAGGCAGCTACAGTAGCTTGGCTATATTCTAAGATCACAAAATaaacctaccagcacctctaaagttTTCTAATGAAcaaattatatttcatttgtttatatatgtacgaaaatgtatgaaaatgacATGGTTTTACAAGGGTGGGAAACGGGAAGAGCTAGCTTAACTCATCAACATATTGCATAtttttgattttactgtttggattttgtacagattaaacaaattagATATAACATGTTATTATTAGTGAATATTAGTGAACTTCAGAGGTGCTAGTACTGCCAGTCTTTGGGCCAAGGtaagttaagctaagctaactggctaagctaactggcttaCTAACATTTGTGCACATTTACGCAGTGACACTTAACATACTATATGAAGTCATACATGTAGAAAAATTAGTTTTGAAATGTTCATATTAAGCCCTCTACAGTCCAATTATATCAACTATACTTACCCGACAGGTGCGATTGAGCCCGCCCCCAAAATTGACGGATGGCACCAGGCAGCAGTGACGCTGCAGGAGAACATGACGCACCGGTTCAACTGCCAATCAGATGGCTGGGATCCCCGTGCGCCTCCCCTGCTCACCTGGTACCTGAACgggaagcagcagagagagccATCACCCAACCGCGGGCGCCTGGTGATGACATCGCAGGAAGATTCTGACGTCATGAGACCGGGGACCAATCACAACAGCACCTTCTCTCTGCAGGCCAGGAAGTGGGACCGGGAGCTGGTGTGTGTTGCGTCAAACCCCCGGACAGGAGAGAGCTACAACGCGACAGTCACGCTCAACGTCCAGTGTGAGTCTTGAAATGATTCAGGATTATAACCAGACTTGGCAGTTTTTGATCGGTAAGTGTTAAGTcgtttctttcctttctctcccagTCCAGCCAGAAATCCTCAGGGTGAACGCCCACTACAGCGAAACCTCAGACCCCGGCCTCTCCCTGGTCCTGTTCGCCTTGGTGCGGTCCAACCCGCCTGCCACTATCACCTTCGTGGACCAGTCTGGCCAGCTGGTGGCCAACACCTCCGACTTCCTCATCCTGGACTCCCGAAGCTACCCCTGGCTGACCAATCACACGCTCAGGGTGACGCTCAGCAGCCTATCAGGGAACGTTTCACTGAACGCCAGCAACAGCGTGGGAACGGTGCAGAGCAACCTCACACTGGCAGGTCCGTGGTGGCAGGTGGCAAACCGAAAAGGCGTCTCCTGGCTGAAATTCACTATCAATCTAATCAAGAAAGAGAATAAGCATAGTCcccaaaatgctgaattattcctttaactctctctctttgtctctctccagaGTTCCTGCAGTCCCGAGTGGAGGTGCCCATGCTGGGAATAGTGACCGGAGGATCCATGGCCTTCATGgccctcctcatcctcagtctGATAGTTCTCTGCCtcatgcaaaaaaacaaaagcaagacCATCGGTGAGACTacagcgtgtttgtgtgtgcagctggATGGAAATTTTGTAGAATTATTCAGCAGGATAATACATTTCcttgtattatttttcagatgAGCCAGTGGAGATTCTGATGACCAAGAAAAGGTAAACAAAGTAATCACACTTCTTAGATTACGTAGTGGAAAGCGAGAAAAGCAGCCCAACAGGAAAGGTGGAAATCCCATTAGAAGGTCACTTAATGCTAGATAAACACAGCTGTTGATATGTAATGGTAGATGGAAACCAAGTATCACTTTCCGTCAACAAAGTCTGAGGTTTCTGGTGTAAATCAACTGGAATTTTTTTGGTGGCGCAAATGTGTTGTGCCTTtccattggggagtgctgttgccgTTGGGGGCTTTGCATGTTTaggtgtcaaagtaacatccagatgaacgGTGGGATCAacgttattcacttcatctgtcagtggttttaatgttgtggctgatgggtGTAGCTTGTCTGGTTTTATCCAAAAGACACAAAGGTTGGCAATCAGGTTGCCAGACCTCAAACAGAAACTCCAAGAGGTGACTGCACAAGGCCAAAACATAAGGATGTTGGTAGGTTGATTGTTTGGTACcattggacagagccaggctagctgcttccctggtttccagtctttatgctaagctaagctaaccagttgTTGGTGGTGGTATTCCTTTAACGTGTCAtggtcagtcagtcacacacaggATACTAGGCCTTTGCATTAAAACCCTTTCACACCCACATGCCACTTAGTCgtttaataatgaaataattaattgtAGATTGAGGCTTGTTGTGGATTTCCCTAACCTCCTTTTAACATTCCCACAACCACCTTCCCCTCATTGACACCACATCTCATCTAATAATTTCCATCTCAGCACTTCAGTGGATTGGaaggaaaacactgataaatactTTATGTCCGTCCAGCCAGCCAATAACTCATCCGATCTGTATCTCCTGCACAGTGACTCTGCCAATCTGAAGGTGGAGAAAGCTGATAAGACCTATATCCCCAGGGAAAACATGTCTCTGCCTTCCAACATGCAGCTCAACGACCTCAGCACTTTGAGAAAAGGTAAGTGAGTTCCCCCCGAcgacagcaaaaaaaaaagttccccACAAACTTCCCTCTTAGTGTAAAATGCAATCAATCGGGTGAATTATTCAACACATAATTCCTACAGGTCTTGAATGCAGCATAACATTGCTGCCTGTgggtgattttttaaaattacatttaattacaaACTTGTAATAGGCCCCATGTGTTACAATTTACGTACATATTGTTAAACAAAACTCCTAAAAATAGGTGATCACTGGGAGTCCACAATCAGTGTTGGGTAACATTACTTTCAAAAGTAActtaaattacaaaattactATAGTAAAAGATGACTTGTTATGTGAGTTACCTACTGAGAAAAGTTACTGTACTTTTGCGTTACCATCGGAGTGACAACGTAAGCCGAACTAAACGACAGCCGTTGCTTTTTGGAGCTGTTGCACCGGCATCAACACTTTGCACGTCACTGCGatgttcttttccttttcacgtacaaattaaaaataatgtgaatatttacGCGAAGTAAATGTCGTCCTCTCTGCCATCTCACTAGCTTAACTTCACCTTTGCAATGACACACTGTATTAGATTTACGCTACATATTTAGAATATAAAATATGAGTAACTGTATTTAGTTACAGTTTAATTACCATTTTCATGTCTGCTTCATTCACATTGAAATTTAAAAGTAGTTGTAGTTTAGTTGAAAACTTGTTACCTAGCGCACTACCTACTTAGCCGAATTGCTAGCCTTGCCTGTTAGCATAGCAGATAGCTTGCTAAGCAGGTCCAGCTCACAAACAACCAACAAAGTTACAACATACATGATATGTACTGCATTTTTGGCCAATTATTTCTATCCAgtaatgtgtatatatactAAAAGAAATGTTTGGGAACTTTTGAACAACCGTTTTAGAGCGACAACTTTTTGGTAGTAAGCTAGCTTCCTTGCTCTGTACAGCATCGCAGATTTATATTATTGATATATATGTTTTTGCTCATTTCATGCTGTGggaaaacagcagttttaattTAAGAGGATAAGTtgcaagacaaaaaaacaacaaaatgttctgCGTAGCTGTaaattcacagttttattttcatcttttctgcttttcactGTAATATTATactgtggaaaataaaaggtaaagacATAACTGGGTTCAGTCTACTTTAGGCAGACGTAACATGTGAATACGACATGCATTCACAGTGTTACATCCAATGATGAGTAATGAGTATTTAAAAAACACTCCTCACTTTGAGTAATCTAACAATACATTTCATATTACATTTAAGGGCATGTATCCTGTAATCTGTagtgaaatacatttttaaagtaaccCTCCCAACCCTGGTACTCATGCATCTGAAGGTGACTTTCCCCCTCAAGACCCTCACATGGAGActcataaacacaaataaacgaccaaataaacaaacaaataaaaagtaatCGTGGTTCCTAATCCCTTCAAATTCATCGTTGCGTCTCTCTTGCATTCTCTCGTGTCCTCCATCTTCCCTGCATCGCTTCTCGTAGCCCGAGAGGCCGCCCAGCAGAACAGCGtgggagagaagaaagaagaagaggaggaggaagatctgTCTTTAGCCTACGCCGCCAGAGGTCAGGGAAATACACTTTGATACTGTtgcatttttccatttataCTTGTGTGGAGCAACAGCAGttgagtgttttattatttatttttttattcttttcccCCGATGATTCCCAGGTTTTGCCAGATATCCGATGGTGGGCTACATCTATAAGGTGAACAGCACAAGCAGCGAGGAGATCTGGCTCTGACTTACCTCAAAGTTAACACACAAAACCCTACATGCATGCAACTACTTCCAACAGTGCAGCTGTccgagaggaaaaaaaaaacaaaaaccccagAACAACTGCCAGTCAGTAAATCAGTCATTCAACCAATCATCTGTCACCTCCGAGCTGGACCGGGACGACCAGGACTATGTTGTTTCAGGACTTACATACAGCATCAACACGCTCTGTTTCTCCAACTCAAACACgtccacaaaacaaaaaaaaaccctgttgTTGTTTTCGTCTCTCTGAATTGACCACTCGGGTATTATTACACCGCTAACGTGTTGTCTCGCAACGTACATGAAAAACATATtattctgagatgtttttgaCATGATTCTCCTCCTATAACCACGTCCTCATAACGTCTGTCTCCCTGTTGCATTATTGGAATGCATTAAATGTCCTATGCTAACACCAGAATGTTCAAaaaataatgtactgtatatgagattttacattttgaacaaTAATACCTGAATAAGATGGTACTTAATTATAGAGTATGTATTTGTATATGGACATGTAACatgtcatgtactgtatatttgtatgcataatgtatatgtgtataAAAAGAGGACGTCTAATAAAGATAATATTGAGATTGTATGAGGTAAAAGCAGGGCCTGCTGCAGTTTTACTGGTGCCCAGCAGGGGGCACTGTAAGGTGCTTTATAAGCTGGAGGATGCAGAGGATTTTCTGTTAGTCATgagggtggtgtgtgtttttgttggcgTGGGgatgagtgtgaatgtgttgtatTTGGTGCTAACTGGGATTGATACAGTAGCAGGTGCAAAAggagaatatgttttttttttggtttttgtttaatatgtgtgtgtgtgtgtgtgccaggtgTTGGCTCTAGGTCACAGGTTGTTGTGGCTTTTCTTCAAACAGGAAGCAGAATTGTGTTGTGGGAGCATCTCTTtgctctctgcttcttcttctgcagcagcagcagtagttcACAGGGAATGTAGCCCGTCACACACAGCGGGACTAACATTTTACAACAACAGTTGAAATATTCATCTGAACGCACACATGGTTGTGTTCTCGTCTTTGTTTAAACAGATGGAGCTCCCAAAGCAACAAGGCAGCAAACTATTAACAGACTAATCAGCCATTTCTGCTGATGTAAAACTGGTAGTGACATTAGTTTTCCTTCACAGATTGCTAACTGTGTCTTTTCGGAAAATGTGAAAGCTGCTTTGATAAAACGATTAAAGAATGACGTAGGCGAAATTTCCTATTTCAACTATCTCGGTTTATTTTAAATCTATGAATATTAATTAACTGTTCACTGTGgcttttcctgctataaatgctctgtgtatttcatatttagttttaatttaattctacTTCACTGAtcctttaaagcaacaaaatgtaacttttgctgagcaacagcgccccctgcagccatCAGTGGTGATTAACTCTGTTCTGGCTCAGAGTCCAAGCAGTTAAGTggtttcatgtacagaaaataaGACCAATCGGTCTCTTGACCAGCGCTCGGAcgctcactgaactgaaacacaaccCAATGGTGGATATTACCCATGAGCCTCCTCTCCTTctggaacaggaagtgctgtcaTTGTAACAAATTTGAACTTGTTATTTTAAGGTACAATAGTTACTAATGTTGCTTTAGCTAAATACTCAATTACAGATGCACTGAAAATGTTACTTAACGTAATATTTAAGTAGCACTTCACTGTATTTTTTACTGTTGAATATAGTATTTGATAAATTAAGCTAGCTAGTTTGCATGCTAGCAAGCTTGCTTTCTTTGAATTTCAATGTTTCTCATATTTAtgacaggacaaaaaaaatgaattcaaaacaTCAAGgaaattcatcatc encodes:
- the LOC108890665 gene encoding transmembrane protein 25, with product MECVCLRRWAVGSAVVFLHTLALSWTGAIEPAPKIDGWHQAAVTLQENMTHRFNCQSDGWDPRAPPLLTWYLNGKQQREPSPNRGRLVMTSQEDSDVMRPGTNHNSTFSLQARKWDRELVCVASNPRTGESYNATVTLNVQFQPEILRVNAHYSETSDPGLSLVLFALVRSNPPATITFVDQSGQLVANTSDFLILDSRSYPWLTNHTLRVTLSSLSGNVSLNASNSVGTVQSNLTLAEFLQSRVEVPMLGIVTGGSMAFMALLILSLIVLCLMQKNKSKTIDEPVEILMTKKSDSANLKVEKADKTYIPRENMSLPSNMQLNDLSTLRKAREAAQQNSVGEKKEEEEEEDLSLAYAARGFARYPMVGYIYKVNSTSSEEIWL